The Apium graveolens cultivar Ventura chromosome 11, ASM990537v1, whole genome shotgun sequence genome has a window encoding:
- the LOC141697654 gene encoding transcription factor TCP24-like, protein MEVDDIHNQVNKFPRIVTNSNKVSQEMDEEDDSEAKRIASGNDFRRLCGWPSSRIVRVSRASGGKDRHSKVWTSKGLRDRRVRLSVTTAIQFYDLQDRLGYDQPSKAVEWLLRAAESSIAELPSLDSFIDTRNQVSDEMRSSGETIEHGFEVDPSFCQQQQNVSLSKSGCSSTSETSKGSGGLSVRSENRVKARERARGRAAAGKVKNESPQTLFGGQQQNVKQTSSFTELLTGNFSSTNSPTGSAYHAPNEHFLNNYSGQIQMGNSLEPFSITTGDHRYHQEHHPFSFVNPGNNNFVQIAAPTGGNDSYNLNFSVSSGLASGYNRGTLQSNSPSMLPPHLQRFAPFDGSNVPFFISPAVATKGDNHQHHPQFSAGLDGPLQLFYGDANWHSDHKGKGKN, encoded by the coding sequence ATGGAGGTGGATGATATTCACAATCAAGTCAATAAGTTTCCAAGAATTGTAACTAATAGTAACAAAGTTAGTCAAGAAATGGATGAAGAAGATGACTCAGAAGCGAAACGAATCGCTTCTGGAAATGATTTTCGAAGGCTTTGCGGATGGCCTTCGTCTCGAATTGTTAGGGTTTCGAGAGCTTCTGGTGGTAAAGATAGGCATAGCAAGGTCTGGACATCGAAAGGTCTCCGAGACAGACGTGTTCGTTTATCTGTTACTACAGCAATTCAGTTCTATGATTTGCAAGATCGGCTAGGTTATGACCAACCTAGTAAGGCGGTTGAGTGGTTGTTAAGAGCTGCTGAAAGTTCGATAGCTGAGTTGCCTTCACTTGACTCTTTTATCGATACGCGTAATCAAGTAAGTGATGAAATGAGATCTAGTGGAGAGACTATTGAACATGGATTTGAAGTAGATCCGAGTTTTTGTCAGCAGCAACAGAATGTTTCGTTGTCGAAATCTGGGTGCAGTAGTACTTCGGAGACTAGTAAGGGCTCGGGTGGATTATCTGTGAGGTCCGAGAATAGAGTCAAAGCTCGAGAAAGGGCTCGAGGAAGAGCAGCAGCTGGGAAGGTGAAGAATGAAAGTCCACAGACTTTATTTGGAGGTCAGCAACAAAATGTGAAACAAACATCCTCTTTCACTGAACTACTTACTGGAAATTTTAGTAGTACTAATAGCCCTACTGGATCAGCTTATCACGCTCCAAATGAGCATTTCTTGAATAATTATTCCGGACAAATTCAGATGGGAAATTCTCTTGAACCGTTTAGTATAACTACAGGAGATCATCGATATCACCAAGAGCATCATCCGTTCTCGTTTGTCAACCCGGGTAATAATAATTTTGTCCAAATTGCAGCTCCTACTGGAGGAAATGATAGTTACAATCTTAACTTCTCGGTCTCTTCCGGCCTTGCCTCGGGTTATAATAGGGGGACCCTTCAGTCCAATTCACCATCAATGTTGCCTCCTCACCTTCAGAGGTTTGCTCCATTTGATGGATCCAATGTACCTTTCTTCATCAGCCCCGCGGTGGCGACAAAGGGGGACAATCATCAACACCATCCTCAGTTTTCTGCTGGATTAGATGGACCTTTGCAACTTTTCTATGGAGATGCAAACTGGCATTCAGATCACAAGGGAAAAGGAAAGAACTAA